In the genome of Capra hircus breed San Clemente chromosome 5, ASM170441v1, whole genome shotgun sequence, one region contains:
- the TIGAR gene encoding fructose-2,6-bisphosphatase TIGAR, protein MTRFALTVIRHGETRLNKEKIIQGQGIDEPLSETGFKQAAAAGIFLKDVKFTHVFSSDLKRTKQTVHGILEKNKFCKDVTVEYDSRLRERKYGAAEGRPLSELRAMAKAVGEECPAFTPPGGETLDQLKMRGKDFFEFLCQLILKEASQNEQFSQDSPSSCLESSLAEIFPLGKNCASTFNSDSGAPGLAASVLVVSHGAYMRSLLDYFLTDLKCSFPATLSRSELTSVSPNTGMTVFILNFEKGGKGKPTAQCVCVNLQGHLAGVSKTP, encoded by the exons ATGACGCGCTTCGCTCTGACCGTGATCCGGCA TGGAGAAACAAGACTTAACAAGGAGAAAATAATTCAAG GACAAGGAATAGATGAGCCTCTTTCAGAAACTGGATTTAAACAAGCAGCTGCTGCTGGTATATTTCTTAAAGATGTGAAGTTTACTCATGTTTTCTCCAGTGACCTTAAAAGGACAAAGCAG ACCGTGCATGGGATTTTGGAGAAGAACAAATTTTGCAAAGATGTGACAGTAGAGTATGATTCAAGACTTCGAGAAAGG AAATATGGGGCTGCAGAAGGCAGGCCGCTGAGCGAGCTGAGGGCCATGGCTAAAGCAGTGGGGGAGGAGTGCCCAGCGTTCACACCACCCGGAGGAGAGACCCTGGACCAG CTGAAAATGCGTGGCAAagacttttttgaatttctttgtcAACTGAtcctgaaagaagccagtcagaatgaacagttttcccaggattcCCCGAGCAGCTGTCTGGAAAGTTCCCTGGCAGAGATATTTCCATTAGGGAAAAACTGTGCCTCCACATTTAACTCGGACAGCGGTGCCCCGGGCCTAGCAGCCAGTGTCTTAGTCGTGAGTCACGGCGCCTACATGCGAAGCCTGTTGGATTACTTTCTGACCGACCTCAAGTGCTCGTTCCCAGCGACTCTGAGCAGGTCTGAGCTCACGTCAGTTAGCCCTAACACAGGGATGACTGTCTTCATCCTGAACTTTGAGAAAGGAGGCAAAGGGAAACCAAccgcccagtgtgtgtgtgtgaacctgCAGGGCCACCTGGCCGGGGTGAGCAAAACTCCCTAA